CGACTATCCAACCCAACTCTACATCTAACAGAAACACTGTTCAGATTTGACCAGTTAAGTCTATACTAAATACTCTcagctttgtaaaaaaaaacattttatttatgttgttttaaaCATAATGCACGCAGGACTTTATTATACACGTGGACATCTGAAGCCCTTTTCACTGTTTACAATACAGATATAAACTCTTAAAGAGTACTTAGCATTGTAATAACTTAATAAAAATCAGTGACATaataaaaactgaactgaatcatCAACAAGTGCTTCACATATATTTAGGTAACAAGAATATTGCATTATTAGGACTTACAACTGCACATTCTTTTATATGTGGCTGCTACTGTGTACTTCAGCTATCAAATTAAACTCTCTGTATAGATCCATATAGTCCACAGGCAGCGTAAAACCATCTTTACATCAGATCTGTAACAGAGGCACCAGAAGTGGTTGTCGTCTTTTCAAGTTATAATCCTTCagattttcatgaaatcaaaCCAGTTTATGATACTATTTATGATCGCCATTTTTTAACTCTATAATTATCTCTTTATACAATGTTATGTTTATTGTTAGTGGCTCAGTCCACCATTCCCACGCTGAATTCAAATTGCCTACCTAGTACCTACAAAAGTGGGATTGACTATGCAGCATGTAATCCAGCGTTACGATTTGCAATTTGATCTCATTGATGTTTACTGTTAAACTGAATTAAATTACTGCTAATACCAACATGAAGTCTCTGTTCAGTTCACACGGAACAAATCGCCTCACCTGTTGACCCAGAAACTTGGATCCTAACATTCTTAATGCGTTCGCTCCAGAGCGTCAGGTTGCACTGCAGCGTTCGACAATGTTACAAGTGAAGGAAGGCCTGCTGTTAAAACCTAAACTTGTGGTACGCTTGGTCAGAAGATGTCCTGACAATAAAATGAGAACTTAAGGTTGGAATGAAAAGTGATGCTTGAACTGTAAAGAGCTGTCCATGAGATAGTAATTATCAGCCGATTGGTCAATACCTACTAAAATGAAACTTTATGTTGAAGAAAACAGTTTGACTTTGTTTTTAAGACACAGAAACTGATTTCAAATTGCTATACTGGTAGAGAACTGAGATAAACATCTGTATTGCCATATAGCAGGTCCCATCCCGGCCCATGACCTGAATGTGAAAACATGGAAACTACAGTACAGGTTGTCAGAACTGGGAAACTCCCATAGTTTATGTACCCGTGCAGCACACCTGGAGCCCCTGCCGTCATCTGTCCTGGTCTTGCTGAACCACCTCCCCGGTCAGAGTTATGGTGTGCAGGTCAGAGTACGGTGGCGGCTGcggctgcggctgctgctgctcctggcTGCTGCCTCTCTGGACCTTGGCCTGAATCAGCGGGTGGACCATGGACATGTGGACGTTCAGGTTGTGGGCCTTCTCGAAACGCTTCCCGCACATCAGGCACGCAAACTCCAGGTCAGCCTCCGCCTTATGTTTGGTCATGTGGTATTTCAGTGACGCACGCTGGCGACACTGGAAGCCACACACCTCACATctgaaggaaaaacaaatacaattaGAAAGAGGATCATAATTCTGCTTCATTTTATATCAACTACTTTAatcctctgagacccgcgatcccgaccgactttactgtctttcagaggctgtagcaggttcagttttaaagatacagatatcatatgaaactacagtttttttcatgcagtataaatgtgttattttctcctattctaaaatggtgcatctgaatatttctgcatactggggtccctaaacagtcttgaattacataaattgggtatcactgtaaagcagagactcttgtggatccaatgaaccaaactgtattcatgtgtgatgatgttagtccccataggagacatttcattgacctcactgtataaaatgacctgtggtgacctctagtaTAATTACAGCCTCaagaaactttacagccacaaactacagacctagagcattcagaggatggatggctttactagctagattgacaatagggggtttctgagcagtttacacaacagaagtgctcgccatccaatcaccgaaaaatgcaattcttgcagaaatctccaaatgtcaaaagtttttgatcccaaatcacagcatggctttttctttggtgttcctcaaggtcttggtgttttggaaggattattgatcattttttatcaattctcgagtggtaaaaaatggttaaatttagcaccaaatctgtgtaacaaatggtatcaactcaAAGATTGCAGCAACAACTTAACAGAGCACGGGGGtgatcatcatatacttctatcatgttctaaacccttaaacacttttacaattcattttaaataatgaattcatgtttatttctgattaatgactagaacaacttgacacacagagtgctgagctgcatctaaaattaatcttcaggttcccagctttcagatgatgtacaccacttctatgtgacatctactgttgacctgctatctccccctaaagaccccctgtacccccctaaaaaagactaaaacaaatctattgtgggtctcagagggttaaataatTGTTCATGAGCTACAGAAGTTTTATAGTGGCAAATCACATCATCAGTACTTACTGTAATGGCTTGGCCCCTGAATGTCTCATCTGGTGAACCGAAAGGTGTTTCCTCTGTTTGAAGGTTTGGCCGCACTGGTCACAAATGTAGTTCCTCTCCTCTGGAAACACACAGATGACAAACTTAAGTACAAGCCAACATACACATTAAATGTTCTCTATACAggattcagagcatatctattgtcTTAACACGGCTCTCAGGATGGAGCAGCAGCTCGCAGCTACATTGttagaaaagttaaaaaaatatgacattGGTTACTGGTTAACCTAGACTGACTGAGCCGATTGATCAACATCTTTGTGATACCAGTTATTATATATAGTTAAGGATCGGCAATGTTACGCTCAGTGAAGCCAAGTTACCCAAAGAGACTCAAGAGCCAGGCTGCAGTcgaaaaagtatttttctctcaggaaggttcctaacggagtgaaatgaccttgaagtatctcagtagcagccgtgataagagctgtttgaatcctctaaatgaTGAGggaaggtgcttcaatgcttcctttattatctcctttagcagaggatacactggagcatcctttaccaaaggaaaggagataatgacattccacaattccttgcggccgcaacTTTGAAAGCGACacaccattcggccgttcatgaAAGCAAACGATATGCCTATCTTGCATAATATTTCcatacagtcatatactaattgggattcatgttgatagATATGAGTGggcagtgacaaccatttcgtttcactttatttctatttatttatgtcaaaCAAGTAAcaaattagtaaaaaaacaaaacaagaataacaaattaaatgtgtaaatatataaCAGTTAACATATagaaaacaaataatcaacttAAATAGATGTTACTTCCAAAAAGGAGTAtgaagaaatatacatttaatggttGTATTCCTTCACCATAACTCAAACAATAACTCAACTTTTGTGCTAGCCTGTAGGTTATTCCttttcaattccaaccttggGAATGAAGTAATTTTATTATTCACCGGTTGTCCCCTGTTAGGTCAGATAaccctttattatatgttgatgtaaagcgttccagcagcagaaggacacCTGTGATATCTCTGTTTAACACACCGCGGCTGAAGCAGTCTGTTACTGAAGGAGCTATTTTAACACCGCACGGGGGGGGAAGTAgtcttttgtagtccatcttggGAATATTGTGGTTTCATCAcccacgtcactaacatccgccaccgtcgcatcataattTAGGGGGCCTAGTgaagtgcagtcggattctctcaacaccacggttgtcttgTCCTAAATCGTTCtaaattctccttctcatctttccttgacctcatgacgttttccaccGAGGTCAAGGacaagtggttaggaaaagacgttaggacgtCATTTCttgacttttcgaccgcagccccaGACTAAGCTGAACTTGTCTTATGATACAGGCCCCAGGTGGGAAGAACAGAGCATGTAAAACACCGtctaaaaacaaatcaaaatctTTCTGTTGACCTCACCTGTGTGGATGAGCTTGACATGTCGCTGCAGGTAGCGGTCGATCATGAAAACCTTGTTGCAGCCAGGATGAGGGCAGGGTCGCTCTTTCACCTCCTCGTGATGCTCCTTGATGTGCTTCTAAAAGTCCACCCGATAAGAGAACCATGTCATTTATACAGTCAAAGACGGGGCATACTGAATCTTTATACAGAATCTGGAGAACAAGACCTGTCTCATCTGGGGGCAGATTAAAATGACTGAATATACTTATTCTAAACACCATATGGGATATCATTATTTTACTGTAGAAAACAGTGAAATTAGCTTGCTATAGGCTGGACACCCAATACTAAGTACTGAAGCATTCCTAACAGTAATATACACCATCATTGATCCAATTACTTATCACTTATATAACAGTGAAATGATGTCATGGTTTGTGAAGTCTGACCTTCAAACCATCAGGAGCTTTATAGACGGCTGTACAGCCCTGATACGGACACTTGTAGATGTTGGGCAGCTCCTCtctgaaaataaaatcacaatagTAGTTTGTTAATGCATCGGTAGGCTCTGCTGCTTGTTCCTGGATCGCGGCTTGAGACCGGGCCTTTACTGTTAGAGCGCCCAGACTGGTGAACTCTCTTCCTATTGACATCAGACATGCCACATCATTAGCTTCTTTTAAATCCCTTCTCAAACAATACAGTAATATAGGAAAGCctttatgaatatttaatatgttgatgtttttttatcccTCCCTGgccatttttagattttttctttattttattctatttatgtTGTATTATATATAAGATGCTTCTCACTGAGATAATCTACACATtcacatattacatttaaagggccattgtgtaggatttggtgccATCTAGCGGTggggttgcagattgaaaccaactgaaacttgagccagtggtttgtccgttctggactactgtagaaacatagcaaCCGGCTCATTGGataggacccgctccgtatgtagaaaaacagctcattctaaggtaacgaaaacaaaacgatccttattttcaggtgattatagactaaagaaaacatacttattaatattatattccatttctgccaatacatCCCCCTAAGTGtgacacattgttcctttaaaggtgctaaatacgggattgggagcatttctattgtctcGATATGACTTGCAATAAATAAACGAATATTGAAGTGTTCGTATTAGCTCTACTTATGTTGGCCAGAACCGGATTAGATTTGAATATTCTAAATGTAtctaggctaaatgttgtttctagagtaGCAACAGTAATGACAGCAAAGTCACAATATAAActcattaatatctcactggaaacagtGTGACAATATATACTAACGTTAGGGTCTTAAACCTCGTGGCTCGTTTAATTCCGGGTTTTGGTAACCATCcctaaataaaatgatttttctTAATTATCCCGTTTCAGGCTGTCTTTTGTGATGTGTTTATTGCACATGTTCATAACGCGATGACGATGAAAATACGATTTATCGTTCAGCACTAGCTCGGATTGCAACACACATAGAagaagagtgacttcattctctgctcaggtagacattattccactatatctttacagagtaaatagttgtttgctgctatattaatgctctgaatatcgaatttagcacctttaacttgtGCTGCATGGAGGTTGTGTATTAAAGGAAAAGTAGGACTTAAGTTGTGTCAAATAGGCCGACGTACCCTTTAGGTTTGAACTTGTTCTTCCAGCCAGGTTTGGgtccaggttttttttttattttgggctCCTCCAGGGCCTTcgggcttcttcttcttctcttgttgGGGACGGTCACTCTGCGAGCTCTGGGAGGGGGAAAGAAAGGTAGACCGAACACATTACCTGGGTTTATGTTGGAAGTCATTTTAAGTCCATCTCTGCtgttttagaaaaaaacaacaatctttgCTGAAGAATATCTGTACCCACCTCTTGTCCGAGAACGGCTCGAACAACTCGTCGTCTGATAATCCTCCTTTTCTACTCTCCTCAAAGTCATCCTCGCAGATGAACCTagacacgcaaacacacagttACAGTTCTTGTAGATATGATGGCCTTTTATCAATCTAATCACATTAAAGAGTAACTAAACCCTATTGGACCCACTTTGGCTGAGGTGTCTCTACTCTCTACCCTGGAAATCCAAAAAATGCCTTAACCAGTGTTGCATTATAATCACAACACAGCACAAGTCTAGGTAAACAGTGTGACTAACCTGTCAGACAGATCACTGTCAGCAGTCCTGTCCTCCAGCTGGGCCGGAGCAGGAGACAACGCCCCCTCATGACCTGTGAAATCTAATGGAGGGGAAACCACAACCATGAGCGGCCAAGGATTCATACAGACACCACACAAGCCAGATGAACATTCAGATGATGCATAGTGATGAGTTCTTAACATCTGTGTCAGCAATCGCAGTAGCAAAACAGGTTATTGACATATCTCTGCTCCACTCAGCAGCAGAACAACTCTGTCCCCCCATTCTGTCTCTGTACCTCTCATACAGAACACAGAGGCAGAATAACGGCGCAACATTCCCTCCTTGAAcgatagggctgggacgattcacctactGTATCTCCGATTTAATGcaatcacgatacttgggtgccgatttgatatgtattgcgatttttaagtattgctattcgatattacgatttttgttcacttttttaacactagaccatgggacaAAGTTGAATCATGCctttctagggacttttactttggaaaatatctaaattaatccagtaaaaatgtttgattttcagcacgtatgtagtcagagatgtcctgaaggcaaatatatcagtaattgtcaggcattattatttatttttttcccagcaacccaaaaatctaagaataaagacatttgcctcagaaattagtggtattttctttttcatttataagCGACATGTAATGATTTATaattctggtgaatataatccaatcaatcttatttccatatatgtattttgtatatacagttccctttgttaacaccttattttgaaaattggaCGTAGtaacacgtgtatacttcctctaacttctccaaggtggtctctagctcccctgtcagctctgttctctttatacatccatggtcagctccatcggggccgtttgaatgcatttaacataaatgtcagtatatgggtgctctacagttgttgcgtcagcccatttgaccacggagataatagtgacggccggctcgaccgcacgttaccgcgatacgataacgtttcctgtccgtgacagagttagcatgcagctttagccgtgatgtctagctctgcttttcctgcaacgtgtgaaacccaaagtgtttccatactttactggatgtgtagtgtttaccactttggattgtgagggtgcaggtcttATCCATTGTGGACCCTCCAATGTTTTCTACTCTCTCATTTCGGCTCGCGgcggtttgttttggtcgatggatacggaacggatatgacgtcacattactcagactacaacaataaaagcggtaacttccttctacctctgcatagactcaaggCATTAAAAAAGGATTTCAGAATCGTAAAAAAACCCGCCATACATAGGTACAATACATCGTTTTTTTTCCCTACCCATATTGAACAAGCAGTGTGAAAGGGGCTTTTGATAACAATACAATGCTAGACCAAGACAATCTAAAAACATCAGATCTTCAGAAGGGAGAAACGGGTAGTATTGTTTGTGTGCCCTTCAAACATTTAGACACTTATCTACAGCTGATGCAGCCTCAGACCTTCTGGGGATCTCATGAGCTATAAACAGTCTCACCTTCAATGTTGCTGGTCCAGTCAGCCAGCACTGAGCTCTGTACTGTGAGTGCAGGTGGACTGTGTTCAGCCAGAGTGCTTATACTTCCTGCTGGGGTCCTTCTATTCCCGCTGGGCTGCTCTtcgtcatcttcctcctcctctgacatcACTCCATCACCATTGCCACTCCCCAACACTCCACTGCACAAGTCCATTGTGTACCCTGGGTCGGTGGCGGTGGTATCCATCATGTATCTGTGACCATCAACGCAACCCCAAATGGCCTTAACGGAGCCCCAGCACTGGTCGTCCCGCACCTCCTTCAGGTCGGGACAAGAGCGGCAGGCCTCTCCGTGGTGGTGAGCCCAGGACACCAGGCTGTGGAGGCACTTAGGGTCTGAAGTAAAGGACTGTGGTGCTGAAAGGAAAAGGCAGAATGTCTCAACAGAGTAATGCAATCAGTTGACTTGTGTTTTATGTAATTTCTGTGAGCGAAAGCAAAGAAGAAAAGCTTTATTTACTCGTTGAACCATGGTTTATTGAGGCCTCCGGACACTTCTTCCTGAAATAGAAACAAACAGTTGCTTATATTTGTAGATTTTCTGTCTGACCAATAGAGAATCCCTACAATAAATATACACTTTTAAAGTCACACTTgggtagatttttttttcctggactCACCAGCTTTTGAGGTTCTCTTTCCCAACTGGTGGGAGGTTGACTCTCTGCAGAAACCTGACCAGGATGCTGTGGCACTTGTAGAACTTGGAGTGGCATTTCTTGCAGATAAACTCTGATAACCGGGGATCACGGTCCAACTGGACCCCGACCAGTCGCTGGAAGTCTGTGTGGAATAAAAGGGGTGACTGGGCTGCTGAGTCGGACTCATCATCAACAATATCAATGGAATCCTGAGGCCACTTGTTGAAGGCATGCCGCAGGCTGCGTGGAGAGAACTTCCCATGGCAGAGCCGACAGATAGCAGTTGACAGTCTACCTGCTGGGAGAAATAACAGATTAGTGTTTTTCTAAACTGTCAGTCAAGACGTAAAATTGGCAAATGGACG
The nucleotide sequence above comes from Sebastes fasciatus isolate fSebFas1 chromosome 4, fSebFas1.pri, whole genome shotgun sequence. Encoded proteins:
- the znf276 gene encoding zinc finger protein 276 isoform X2; this encodes MKKKSRCPKSSETSQQTSRTQTTVSGTEVMGPPGNSGRPRKTVPVPTDSFYHENTTKDKNANSDHSVTTADDTQKHPESKSRSSGRLSTAICRLCHGKFSPRSLRHAFNKWPQDSIDIVDDESDSAAQSPLLFHTDFQRLVGVQLDRDPRLSEFICKKCHSKFYKCHSILVRFLQRVNLPPVGKENLKSWKKCPEASINHGSTTPQSFTSDPKCLHSLVSWAHHHGEACRSCPDLKEVRDDQCWGSVKAIWGCVDGHRYMMDTTATDPGYTMDLCSGVLGSGNGDGVMSEEEEDDEEQPSGNRRTPAGSISTLAEHSPPALTVQSSVLADWTSNIEDFTGHEGALSPAPAQLEDRTADSDLSDRFICEDDFEESRKGGLSDDELFEPFSDKRARRVTVPNKRRRRSPKALEEPKIKKKPGPKPGWKNKFKPKGEELPNIYKCPYQGCTAVYKAPDGLKKHIKEHHEEVKERPCPHPGCNKVFMIDRYLQRHVKLIHTEERNYICDQCGQTFKQRKHLSVHQMRHSGAKPLQCEVCGFQCRQRASLKYHMTKHKAEADLEFACLMCGKRFEKAHNLNVHMSMVHPLIQAKVQRGSSQEQQQPQPQPPPYSDLHTITLTGEVVQQDQDR
- the znf276 gene encoding zinc finger protein 276 isoform X1, which gives rise to MKKKSRCPKSSETSQQTSRTQTTVSGTEVMGPPGNSGRPRKTVPVPTDSFYHENTTKDKNANSDHSVTTADDTQKHPESKSRSSAGRLSTAICRLCHGKFSPRSLRHAFNKWPQDSIDIVDDESDSAAQSPLLFHTDFQRLVGVQLDRDPRLSEFICKKCHSKFYKCHSILVRFLQRVNLPPVGKENLKSWKKCPEASINHGSTTPQSFTSDPKCLHSLVSWAHHHGEACRSCPDLKEVRDDQCWGSVKAIWGCVDGHRYMMDTTATDPGYTMDLCSGVLGSGNGDGVMSEEEEDDEEQPSGNRRTPAGSISTLAEHSPPALTVQSSVLADWTSNIEDFTGHEGALSPAPAQLEDRTADSDLSDRFICEDDFEESRKGGLSDDELFEPFSDKRARRVTVPNKRRRRSPKALEEPKIKKKPGPKPGWKNKFKPKGEELPNIYKCPYQGCTAVYKAPDGLKKHIKEHHEEVKERPCPHPGCNKVFMIDRYLQRHVKLIHTEERNYICDQCGQTFKQRKHLSVHQMRHSGAKPLQCEVCGFQCRQRASLKYHMTKHKAEADLEFACLMCGKRFEKAHNLNVHMSMVHPLIQAKVQRGSSQEQQQPQPQPPPYSDLHTITLTGEVVQQDQDR